In Mustela nigripes isolate SB6536 chromosome 2, MUSNIG.SB6536, whole genome shotgun sequence, a single window of DNA contains:
- the PRSS50 gene encoding probable threonine protease PRSS50 has product MGACGSSQEKDPTLRDPEAMARRWPWMVSVQANGTHICAGTLIASRWVLTVAHCLILQNVTYSVRLGSPRIDQKSPTTSEVPVYQVILNKRYRPHRYWSWVGRAHDIALLKLTWPLKYNKYVWPICLPGLDFEVKDGSLCTVTGWGLPKFDGVWPQFRSIQEKGVTILNSKDCDKLYHKTSKVPSLVRVVDSQMVCAEDLNRENFCYEISGEPLACSVDTTWYLVGLVTWGPGCGRSEAPPIYLQVTAYQHWIWERVSGQALPAPSRALLLVLLLSLNLAAL; this is encoded by the exons ATGGGGG CCTGCGGCTCCTCCCAGGAGAAGGACCCCACTCTCAGGGACCCAGAGGCCATGGCTCGGCGGTGGCCATGGATGGTCAGTGTGCAGGCCAACGGCACACACATCTGTGCAGGCACCCTCATTGCCTCCCGCTGGGTGCTGACCGTGGCCCACTGCCTGATCTT GCAAAATGTTACCTATTCAGTGCGGTTGGGGAGCCCGAGAATAGACCAGAAATCCCCGACGACCTCCGAAGTCCCGGTGTACCAGGTCATCTTGAACAAACGGTACCGGCCCCATCGGTACTGGTCCTGGGTGGGTCGGGCCCACGACATTGCCCTCCTCAAGCTCACGTGGCCGCTCAAATACAACAAGTACGTCTGGCCCATCTGCCTGCCTGGCTTGGATTTTGAGGTGAAGGACGGCTCCCTCTGCACTGTAACGGGCTGGGGACTCCCCAAGTTTGACG GCGTGTGGCCCCAGTTCCGGAGCATTCAGGAGAAGGGAGTCACCATCCTGAACAGCAAGGACTGTGACAAGTTATACCACAAGACCTCCAAAGTGCCCTCTCTGGTTCGGGTCGTGGACTCCCAGATGGTCTGTGCGGAGGACTTGAACCGGGAAAACTTCTGCTAC GAGATAAGTGGCGAGCCCTTGGCCTGTTCTGTGGACACTACGTGGTACCTGGTGGGACTGGTGACCTGGGGCCCAGGCTGCGGGAGGAGCGAGGCCCCGCCCATCTACCTGCAGGTCACCGCCTACCAGCACTGGATCTGGGAACGGGTCAGCGGGCAGGCCCTGCCAGCCCCATCCAGGGCCCTGCTCCTGGTGCTCCTGCTGTCCCT